The following nucleotide sequence is from Pleurodeles waltl isolate 20211129_DDA chromosome 8, aPleWal1.hap1.20221129, whole genome shotgun sequence.
cttgtctacaggatctgATCCCTAAGTCATTTAGATCTTTTTTCAGTAAACATCTTCTTTCAACAGCcaaagctgggcaaatgcagaccacatatACCAAGTTTTCTTCTGCCAGATGACATAGGCGCAACTCATGGGTGCCTACTCACtgccccttcttccattttggcatgaggtctagcgtTGGAACTTTACCCAGCCTGAGCCTTAGAAAGCGTTGCTTGATATTCCGTGAGTAGGGGcaaccataagtggtgattctttaaaagtTTTATATGAGTTAAGAATCAGCCAACCATGCGACCATTTAGCCAGAAcctccctgtcttctagccagctgtataatttacttgatttattcactgctttgttAAATGGGATATCTGTGCTGTTTGAGCATAGTATATTAGAAATGGGAGTCATCCTATAGTTGGAACATAGATGTGTAGAGGTGTTTCCTGTCTTACCTGACCTGATGTTTGGATTCCTTTAAAAAGGCTGGCCATTTAGCAGGTCAAGCACAGGATGCTTTTATCAAAGGAGGAGAGATGGACACAGGATCAAGATTTACCATCATACCCTGCAAAATGTCATCTGCTGCTTCTTTTATGACATTTTGTTAGATTCCTATGGCCTATCACTAAACATAATTGAATTTGCAATCAGGGGGTTTCTGCCACAAGGCCATCTTCTGTGCTCCAATTAGGGTGTCTGGAGGCAGATCATCAAAATCCCTGGGATGGTCTATCACAAAGTAAGAAACAAGTACGTTTTCTGTCATCCTCAGTGTATTTCCTCTTCCTCTTGAGTGGGGTGAGGCTGTGTCTGGTTTCTAGTGTCATCAGGCACTAGGGATTTAACGTGAATACATCTAGCACTCAGACCAGTTTGAGTACGAGGCCAACTTGAGGACTTTCAAATAGAACTTTCTATCAGTACTTCTCACTTGGACCTCAGGCGACTACCAGCCGCTTTTTATGCAGATTGGTAAACCTTTATTGACAGCAAAGGATATTCTCCCTAGCATATGTGGAACTGGAACATCTTTATATAAGTAACTACTCTAGATCCATATAACAGATATCGCGTATGCGTTTGTTATACATCCAGAATACGGCACAAGAAACAATCAGAATGTTCGACTGTTGGGTTTGTACAAGCAACGGACTTCTATTCTGGGaactgccctgaagaaggtgacctcaATAATAGAGGaataccgaaacgcgcgtaggcgaACGGTTCCTACTGTAGCTCATCTGAGATTACAGTATCACTATTATTCCTCTAAGTAATTGCTGTACTGTATCAAAAATACAAGATTGTAGTATCAACATTGTCAGATTGGTATCAATCAAAAGTTATTTTATATGATATAACAGAATGTATTGTTATGAAGTTATTTTTGTCTTCTTATTTTTTGTATCATATTAGGATTTCTTTAGTTCATTGGATTTGTAATTTCTTCCTTTTCTGATTTAGTGTGGTGCGAATGAGGAATGATTGAGTTAGGTAAATGCTATTGCTTTTTTGTATTTGGTTTTATGAATTTCTTATTCTGTAAATGAATTCAATAAACTTATATTTTCTTGATAACAAAAATGTCATAATTTTTTTGTAGTCTGTTGCTTAGCCTACATCATGTACTTTAGAGTGGTTATTGGGTATGACATACAAAACTATAGTCACTTATATGTATATTGACATGGTAACTGAAAGAATATCGATTCTATAAGTAATTCTTTGTAGCTCTCTATTTAGACTTACTTCTAGTGTCACCAGTGTCACACTGTACATAGAAAAGAAGACAGAGACCTGGGTGTAGTCTGTTGAATCTACTTCCAATggtacaatttgtcaagtgtgtgcgaATGTATGCATGTGATAGCAGTTTTCCTATTCTCTCACATTCAGCATTTTAAATAGCCCACTCAAAGATCTCTGCCTTCTTTACATAGAACTATGTTTATCGGTGAATGTATAAGATACATTCAAATAGTTACTAGCAGCAACATTTATGGACATGTTTTAAGTCGTTCCTCTTTACCCCCTTCAAGTAATGAATGGAGACACGCACTCCTGCAATTGGGTGGAAATATGAATCCACAGTTgctgataaaaaaaacaacaataattttGTCCAAGCTTAGTGAGAAGTCTACATATGTGGATATGTCCGCAGTTAGATCTCCCATCTTGAATAGACCTGATAGTAcagaggaccaacaccatgtttaatAAACATTTGAAGAACTCAGTAGGAATTAATGTCACAAAGGTATTAGATTGCCTGTATCATATGAATAAAATGTGCCTAGCACTAAATGCTAAATTTTTAGCACAGGATCATTGGCACATACATTGAACACAATTGAAACATCCTAATCATGTGCCTAATTGGTACTTAGACACTTGAAGGCAATTACTCAGGAGTTCAGCCACACAACATACTCAATAAAGAATTAAAAGGAGTGAAAGGGTGTCTAGACATAAATAGCTAGATAACTTTATTGACCCAATCTGCTAACCATGTCTGGAAGGGGGGcagtgaagtctcagggctaactCATTCTATCTGGAACTATAAAGATTCACATTTTCCCAGGCCTTAAATCAGACAGTCATATACGCTTCAACAAACCTACTAAGGGCTTAGCCTAGCCGATTATTAACTAAGCCTAATTTTGaattaactgtttttttttatatctatGATTCTATTCTTTTATATTCAAATTCATTGTTTGTCATTTATGGTAATACACCAATAAGATCTATGCAAGACACACCAAGGCTGACAGAGTGCACCTGCACGCTAGGAAAAAAGTGAAGAGGTAAAACATCTTGTAAAGGGATTTTATTTTAAAAGATTCAAATGTTTTCTGTTTCTTTACAGGCAATGTTGGCTGTCTAGAAGCTCTCCATGGAGTCATCACAGCTGATGAGGTCAACTTCAAATAATAGCAGACACCCATCAACATTCCTCTTGCTCAGAATTCCTGGGCTAGAAGACAGCTACCACTGGATTGCTGTGGTATTCTGTCTGATGTATACCTTGGCTCTGATAGGAAACTTCGCTGTGCTGTTTTTGATTGTAGCTGTCAGCAGCCTTCATGAACCTATGTACATTTTTCTGTCTATGCTTTCAGTCACTGACCTTATCTTACCTTCCTGTGCTGTGCCTAAAACATTAGGCATATTCTGGTTCAATTCCAGGATTATTTCCTTCCAAGGTTGCCTCACCCAGATGTTCTTCATTAATTTCATATATTGCTTTGAGTCGGCCATCTTGTTGGCCATGGCGTATGACCGCTATATTGCAATATGCCACCCATTGAGGTATGCAATGAAGATAACAATCCTTGTCATTAGGAACATTGCAGTATTAGGACTTACCCGAAGTTTTTGTCTAGTAGTCCCCTTCACTTATCTTCTCCACAGACTGTCATACTGCCAAAA
It contains:
- the LOC138249049 gene encoding olfactory receptor 52Z1P-like; translation: MRSTSNNSRHPSTFLLLRIPGLEDSYHWIAVVFCLMYTLALIGNFAVLFLIVAVSSLHEPMYIFLSMLSVTDLILPSCAVPKTLGIFWFNSRIISFQGCLTQMFFINFIYCFESAILLAMAYDRYIAICHPLRYAMKITILVIRNIAVLGLTRSFCLVVPFTYLLHRLSYCQNINVPHTYCEHMGIAKLACSDVTVNIIYGLTAAISSVGLDAGLVVSSYGLILRTILNMNSLQARQKAFSTCTSHVCVIILFYAPAFFSFFAHRYGKNIPHNAHIFVANLYIILPSMLNPVIYSVSTKKIRQSVLRLFY